In Kryptolebias marmoratus isolate JLee-2015 linkage group LG20, ASM164957v2, whole genome shotgun sequence, a genomic segment contains:
- the LOC108239602 gene encoding zinc finger protein 239-like translates to MVCTCAFPGCSNKTKSCSPFKFHRIPSKDVDLRKLWLAALKRDVNTPPAALRRIRVCSAHFADEDYIEPAASEKGQRFLKERAVPSSQACTAPKKTSTLACKVKLVLHGGPEQSAQKPSASGHSLAEPASKTVTDDADVVGESEASEASSDPGDVDSDDNWDPEEELSSHEELQAESDEELFGEEVKVVPKHRELCTDCGTFFDKRKPHVCEHKIKPFSCNICGKRLINEIALKAHSRIHDANYEYPCKYCHVKFKTKAAKIAHQQIHLTQEKPYKCPDCSETFAKYPEYRTHLEDHRGLTQLKCHICGMEFRLHSRLRRHLVVHTGEKPFKCAVCERGFNQAGNLKSHMRLHTGEKPFRCQHCDQGFNHNVSLKSHVQRYHAPGCEYQPKKASKRKRNSGGDSQAYWEKKDADSWLAESEQDTDDGDDVQPEEMFCPKTNATNSIRPKGRPKKTAADGLFQAEETQGHSSDTNAAKIKAWMSTDAV, encoded by the exons ATGGTCTGCACTTGCGCTTTTCCGGGATGCTCAAATAAAACGAAGTCCTGCTCGCCATTTAAATTCCACCGAATTCCGTCTAAGGACGTGGACCTCCGAAAGTTGTGGCTGGCTGCCCTGAAGCGGGACGTCAACACCCCGCCGGCCGCCCTGAGACGGATCCGGGTTTGCAGCGCTCACTTCGCAGACGAAGATTATATCGAGCCAGCAGCGAGCGAAAAAGGCCAACGCTTCCTGAAGGAGCGGGCTGTTCCATCCAGCCAG GCGTGCACCGCCCCCAAGAAGACCTCCACGTTAGCATGTAAAGTCAAGCTTGTCCTCCACGGTGGTCCTGAACAATCAGCCCAGAAACCTTCAGCCTCCGGACACAGCCTGGCAGAGCCTGCATCTAAAACTGTg ACAGATGATGCAGACGTCGTCGGTGAGAGTGAGGCATCCGAGGCGTCCAGTGACCCCGGTGACGTGGACTCGGACGACAACTGGGACCCCGAGGAGGAGCTTTCGTCTCACGAAGAGCTTCAGGCGGAGTCCGACGAGGAGCTCTTTGGCGAAGAGGTGAAAGTTGTTCCCAAACACAGAGAGCTCTGCACGGACTGCGGCACCTTTTTCGACAAGCGCAAGCCGCACGTTTGCGAGCACAAGATTAAACCCTTCTCCTGTAACATTTGCGGGAAGAGGTTGATAAACGAGATCGCTTTAAAGGCGCACTCCAGAATACACGACGCCAACTACGAATACCCGTGCAAATACTGCCACGTGAAGTTCAAAACCAAGGCGGCCAAAATCGCTCATCAGCAGATCCATCTGACGCAGGAGAAGCCGTACAAATGTCCCGACTGCTCGGAGACGTTTGCCAAGTACCCGGAGTACAGAACGCACCTGGAAGACCACAGAGGACTGACGCAGCTGAAATGTCACATCTGCGGGATGGAATTCCGCCTGCATTCTCGACTCCGGAGGCATTTGGTCGTGCACACGGGCGAAAAGCCGTTCAAGTGCGCGGTGTGCGAGCGCGGCTTCAACCAGGCCGGCAACCTGAAGTCCCACATGCGCCTGCACACGGGGGAGAAGCCTTTCAGGTGCCAGCACTGCGACCAGGGCTTCAACCACAACGTGAGCCTGAAGAGCCACGTGCAGCGCTACCACGCGCCGGGCTGCGAGTATCAGCCGAAGAAGGCGAGCAAGAGGAAACGCAACAGCGGCGGGGATTCTCAGGCCTACTGGGAGAAGAAAGACGCAGACTCTTGGCTCGCAGAATCGGAACAGGACACGGACGACGGCGACGACGTGCAGCCGGAGGAGATGTTTTGCCCCAAAACGAACGCGACAAACTCGATTCGACCGAAAGGAAGGCCGaagaaaactgcagcagatGGCTTGTTTCAAGCAGAAGAAACACAAGGACACAGCTCGGACACTAACGCCGCTAAAATCAAAGCGTGGATGTCGACGGACGCAGTCTGA